The sequence below is a genomic window from Ferviditalea candida.
TTCTCGAGCGGGGAGGGGAAGGCAGCACGACCCATGCCTGCATGCCGGGATGTGCGATCAGGTGCTCCAATATATTCCCGGATGAACAGGGTAAAAAAGTAACGACTCCGATCGAGTATGAGAATATCGGTTTATTGGGCTCGAATCTTGGCATCGGCAATTTGGATCAAGTTGTAGAATTGAATCTCTTATGCAATGAGCTTTGCGTCGATACGATTGAAATCGGAGCAGCCATCGGTGTAGCCATGCAGGCGGGAATCGCAAGCTTCGGCGATTTCGAGGCAGCCAAGAACATGCTGCTGGCTCTTGAGAAAGGCGAGCCTTTGGGAAGGATTATCGGCGGCGGAGCGGTAATGGTTGGCAAGATTTACGGGGAACGGCGGGTTCCGGCTGTAAAAGGCCAAGGAATGCCGGCATATGAACCGCGCGGCATCAAGGGCTTGGGGGTTACCTTTGCAACCTCTCCCCAAGGAGCGGACCATACTGCAGGCATGACCATTCGCGCCCAGGTGGATCACCGTTCCCCCGAAGGGCAGGTTAAGCTATCCTACGATGCTCAGCATATATCGGTTATTGTTGACAGCTTGGGGATTTGCTATATGGCTTCCGGCGCCATTTTCGGCAAAGACAATTTCCGCCATATTGTCAATCTGGTGTCGGGATACATTGGTCAGGAAATCACGGAGGAAGATATTCGGGCAATGGCAAGAAAATGCCTGCGGGACGAACACTTGTTCAATAAAGCAGCCGGATTCACCAAGGCGGATGACCGCCTTCCCGAATACATGTACCTTGAGGAAAATCCGGCTGCCGGGACAAAATTTGATGTGAAGGACGAGGAGCTTGATGAAATTGGCGTCACCTCAGTCTCAGATCATGACCGTTAAAGTCAGCAGCTTAATTCCATGGAAAACGGATTTGCTGCCCGAGTATACAGTGGACAGCAACACAACGATCCGCAAGTTTTGTGAAGCCATAGGAATTGAGTGGGATGTCGAAGCGCTGGTTTTCATCAATAACCAAATCGCGCACGGGAACGAAATCCTGCAGCAGGGCGATCATATTTTATTGATGGTTCCGGTGGTCGGGGGTTAACCAAGCTTAATGAAAGAAAGACAATCTTATATAGGGATAATGCCATAAATGTAAAAGCGTCTCCGACAAATGGTTTTCTGTCGGAGACGCTTTTGTTATCATTCACTGTTCGCTGCGGTAACCCATCCTCAACGAAACCCTGCAGGAGGTATCCAGCAGCAGGGGCTTAATATGCTCGATTTGATCATCGATTTGGATGCTGGGTCCGACTACACCAATCGCCGCCATGACTTTCCCGTTGATATCAAAGACGGGAGCACCAATTCCGGTAACGCCGACAGTTGTTTCATTGGACTCGATGTAATATCCGTCCTGTTTGATTTTCCGAAGCCGAACGAGGATCTGTTCTTCATTCGTAACCGTGTACTGCGTATGTTTTTGAACTGGGACGCTCAGAATGCGCGTAATTTCCGCATCCGGCAGATGGGCCAGCAAAACAGGACCGAGTATTCCGTAAATAAAGGGGCGGCGCTGTCCCACATAGGAAGAGAATTTCAATCCCTCATATTTCTCTTTCTTAAAAATGTATATGATTTGATCTCCCTCTCTGACAGCCATAAGTACGGTTTGATTCGTTTTTTGATGCAGCTCGGTCAATAAATCCTTCGCTTCCTGTTTGATATCGAGTACTGAGTTTAAGTGGTAACTGAATTCCAGCATACGCAAACCAAGTTTGTAAGTCGCTGTTTTTTCATCGAACTGCACCAATCCCCGCCGTTCCAGCGTGCACAAAATACGATAAACCGTCGAATTGGGAATCTTTGTTGCTTTTGCGATCTCTTCGACAGTAAGATAAGGCTTTTCGATGGAAAAGGTTTGCAGGATATCGATGGCCCGGTCAATGGAACGGATGGAACCCATATTAACGTCGCGCATGCAAGCGGCCTCCCGAAAATGATTGAAATACTAAACCCACTATACGAGAAATTAATTTGATAGTAAAGTGTGCGCATTTGCCGACAGCAGTGAGTTTTAATTGTTAAAATATTGACTGAAGTTTCCTTTTTTGCTATTGTGAAATTAATAAATATGAGATGTTCAACTCGTTCTGCGAGATGGAGGGAAAAGACAAGTGAAGATTGCCTTATTCAATGATTTTCAACTCGGTGTTGTCAAAGGGGATAGGATATTTGATGTCGGCGCTGTTGTACAATGGGACAGCTGGAACCCGCAAGCTTCTCTGGAAAATCTCTTCGAATGTTATGCGGATTTGAAGTCGCATATAGAAGATTACCTGGTAACGGCTCGTTCCTATCCGCTTTCAAACGTGAATTTAAGGCCTCCCGTACCGAAACCGGGAAAAATTGTGGCTGCTCCGGTCAATTATTACCTGCATCAGGATGAAATGAATGCCCAGTTCGATAATGCAGCTTACACCATTGAAAATTTGGGGTTTTTCCTGAAAGCGCCATCATCGATCATCGGACCGGGCGAGACGGTCAAGCTGCCTTTTCCGGAGCGGCGTACCGACCATGAGGCTGAGCTTGCTTTTGTCGTCGGGAAAAGAGCGAAAGACGTTCCCGCATCGGAGGCCTCCGAATATATTTTCGGGTATTTTGCCTTGATGGATATAACGGTGAGAGGGATCGAAGACAGGCCTTGGCGCAAATCGTTCGATACGTTCACCCCAATCGGACCGTGGATGGTTACTATTGATGAGATCGGTAATCCGAATGAGCTGGATTTGCGTTTGTGGGTCAATAATGAGTTGCGTCAATCGGCGAATACCCGGGATCTGATCTATGACTGCTACAAGTTTTTTGAAGCCGCTTCAGCGGTAATGACGCTGGAGCCCGGTGATATACTCACTACCGGAACCCCGGAGGGTGTAGGGCCGATCACCAAGGGGGATCGGGTACGGATCCAAATCGACGGGATTGGAGAATTTTCGGTATCAGTCGATTACAAATAGAATAGAAAGGAGGCAAACAGGATGGAGATTTCCAAGGAGCTGCAGCAATTCCATGAAAGGTTGGATGCAGGCAACCTTGGACCGCTTTGGTCTTCGATCCACCTTCTGAATACGGTAGAGCCGAAAGCCAAGCCGGTTCCTTACCTATGGAAACGCGAGCTCATTGAAAGGAATCTGGAGGAGGCTGAACAGCTGTTGGAGGTTGGGAAAGGAGCGGACCGGCGAGCCCTTTTTCTCATTAATCCGGGGATGAAAGATCTGGAGCCGGTTGGATGGGGGGGCGCCACCCAGACGCTCTATGCCGCCGTCCAGGCGGTAAAGCCGGG
It includes:
- a CDS encoding IclR family transcriptional regulator; translation: MRDVNMGSIRSIDRAIDILQTFSIEKPYLTVEEIAKATKIPNSTVYRILCTLERRGLVQFDEKTATYKLGLRMLEFSYHLNSVLDIKQEAKDLLTELHQKTNQTVLMAVREGDQIIYIFKKEKYEGLKFSSYVGQRRPFIYGILGPVLLAHLPDAEITRILSVPVQKHTQYTVTNEEQILVRLRKIKQDGYYIESNETTVGVTGIGAPVFDINGKVMAAIGVVGPSIQIDDQIEHIKPLLLDTSCRVSLRMGYRSEQ
- a CDS encoding aldehyde ferredoxin oxidoreductase C-terminal domain-containing protein, giving the protein MKYLRINMSDLSYREETVPHDRLLLGGRALTSQILLDEVPPTCHPLGPHNKVIIANGVLTGSLASSAERTSIGAKSPLTGGTKESNAGGTAGLKMGRLGYRAIIIEGIRDDYQVVVIDKNGVRFEPADELLGLRVSQSAQILMNKYGTQVGISLIGVSGEMRMNTAAVTNLDKDGSPTRFYGRGGLGAVWGSKGVKAIILDDSDIERNKPMDRERFMDGMKNYAQALRENPATSKLYPELGTSAMVRTTNRLGALPTRNFSTGSFEQHENISGETMREMILERGGEGSTTHACMPGCAIRCSNIFPDEQGKKVTTPIEYENIGLLGSNLGIGNLDQVVELNLLCNELCVDTIEIGAAIGVAMQAGIASFGDFEAAKNMLLALEKGEPLGRIIGGGAVMVGKIYGERRVPAVKGQGMPAYEPRGIKGLGVTFATSPQGADHTAGMTIRAQVDHRSPEGQVKLSYDAQHISVIVDSLGICYMASGAIFGKDNFRHIVNLVSGYIGQEITEEDIRAMARKCLRDEHLFNKAAGFTKADDRLPEYMYLEENPAAGTKFDVKDEELDEIGVTSVSDHDR
- a CDS encoding fumarylacetoacetate hydrolase family protein; translation: MKIALFNDFQLGVVKGDRIFDVGAVVQWDSWNPQASLENLFECYADLKSHIEDYLVTARSYPLSNVNLRPPVPKPGKIVAAPVNYYLHQDEMNAQFDNAAYTIENLGFFLKAPSSIIGPGETVKLPFPERRTDHEAELAFVVGKRAKDVPASEASEYIFGYFALMDITVRGIEDRPWRKSFDTFTPIGPWMVTIDEIGNPNELDLRLWVNNELRQSANTRDLIYDCYKFFEAASAVMTLEPGDILTTGTPEGVGPITKGDRVRIQIDGIGEFSVSVDYK
- a CDS encoding MoaD/ThiS family protein, whose product is MASPQSQIMTVKVSSLIPWKTDLLPEYTVDSNTTIRKFCEAIGIEWDVEALVFINNQIAHGNEILQQGDHILLMVPVVGG